In a single window of the Dreissena polymorpha isolate Duluth1 chromosome 3, UMN_Dpol_1.0, whole genome shotgun sequence genome:
- the LOC127872511 gene encoding gonadotropin-releasing hormone receptor-like, producing the protein MRRLEAVPDTMMPLDLQNALKASHVKGDNAAFMSIESRQGFATIQQRAGSFVAISVVCLLMAAVIISLNGLVIIILARQKGNNRLHFFIFHLAIADLCVGLVSVLGEGVFYGILRGEWFLGDVMCRTWRYSTFVVLIVSNNLLIGMSVDRYLAVRYPLRAITGALCLVHTAARVLHSIPRCLRLLHLHHGCRLEALEGKQKSHGNELYTRSSTISVIYGTISITKHLLFLFRRFRDTTIHLRIITIPLIYRFKFRESAKSAGEEFRLEG; encoded by the exons ATGCGACGTTTAGAGGCTGTGCCGGATACGATGATGCCACTTGATCTCCAGAATGCGCTTAAGGCATCGCATGTGAAAGGTGATAATGCGGCGTTCATGTCGATTGAAAGTCGCCAAGGTTTCGCTACCATACAGCAGCGTGCT GGATCGTTTGTTGCCATCTCAGTTGTATGTCTGCTGATGGCGGCAGTCATCATCTCCCTCAACGGTCTTGTCATCATTATCTTAGCCCGACAGAAAGGCAACAACAGGCTTCACTTTTTCATATTCCATCTTGCCATTGCTG ATCTTTGTGTCGGCTTAGTAAGCGTTCTTGGTGAAGGGGTGTTCTACGGTATTCTGAGAGGAGAGTGGTTCTTGGGTGACGTCATGTGTCGCACCTGGCGCTATTCTACGTTTGTGGTCCTAATTGTGTCAAACAATCTTCTGATTGGAATGAGCGTTGACCGCTATCTGGCTGTACGATATCCGCTTAGGGCAATTACTGGAG CTTTATGTTTGGTTCACACTGCTGCTCGTGTTCTTCATTCCATTCCTCGCTGTCTCCGTCTGCTACATTTGCATCACGGTTGTCGTCTGGAAGCACTGGAGGGAAAGCAGAAATCTCACGGAAATGAACTATATACTAGAAG CTCCACCATCTCCGTCATCTACGGTACCATATCCATAACCAAGCATCTCCTGTTCCTCTTCCGGAGATTTAGGGATACCACTATCCACCTGCGGATAATTACCATTCCACTTATCTATCGTTTCAAGTTTCGGGAGTCGGCGAAGTCAGCGGGAGAGGAATTTCGGCTCGAGGGTTGA
- the LOC127872510 gene encoding uncharacterized protein KIAA1958-like, whose protein sequence is MEYGRLPNDVTDSVQLESDSRIAQHYDFEPSVIRGIIASVDRYLKRHRYGCSVMTGTGAQFALTRDTYNAKKKSLKKQGMGNRPREAHPLSDTDIDLLWEKGILGTESPKALLNTIWLNNCLHFGLRGTTEQYNLR, encoded by the exons ATGGAATATGGACGCTTACCAAACGACGTTACGGACAGCGTGCAACTGGAAAGCGACTCGCGGATCGCCCAGCACTACG ATTTTGAACCGAGCGTCATCCGTGGCATCATTGCTAGtgttgacaggtacctgaaacgacatcgctatggatgttcagtcatgacagggactggagcccaatttgcactcacaagggacacctacaatgcaaagaaaaaaagtcttaagaaacag GGTATGGGAAACCGTCCTAGGGAGGCCCATCCGCTGAGTGATACCGACATCGATCTGCTCTGGGAGAAGGGGATCCTTGGCACCGAGTCTCCGAAGGCCTTGTTAAATACAATCTGGTTGAACAACTGCCTTCATTTTGGCTTGCGAGGAACAacggagcaatacaatttgcg GTGA